GCGCGCAAAAAATTTTCTTACATACAACATTATATAAACTGGAGAGCCCTTAAAAGTCAATATGATTTTTGTAAGGCCCTCTTGATCATATCACAGTCACTGATATAGCCTAGTCCAAGACAGAGCCACTAATGTTCACTGCCTCGCTCTGTTGACTGAGAAGTTGGCGAAATCAATACAACATCGAATGCGTGCTGACCACGcaatataaatctttgaaaaaATGCCGCTGTTGCATACAGTGGAACCCTAATTTATTAAAACAAGTGGGGAATTCCTCCACTAGACAACATGGTAGTGAACAGCCattttcatgactgctgcagaaCTTTTGTCTTGCCACGTGTCCCTCCCTAACTGCTTGTCGAAGTTTCTTCCGGACTCGCCGCACTATCCTCTGGGCTTAGCGCGCTGGCAGGTTCCAAAATTTCAGTCGGACTTGAATCACTGGCTTCCGCGACAGCACTCATGGTCTCTTCGTGTGCACCAGGATCTTCGCTTTCCGAGCTGCCTGCAGCGTCCAGTGATGTGACGAGGTCTGAATCACTGCTCAATTTTGATTCCGTTGTGCTCGCTACATCCGTTTCATCGGACGCATGCTCGGTACCGCTAGACATTGGTCCGTCCTCTGGGTTCAGCGCACTGGTAACATGCGAAATTTCAGTCGGACTGGAAACACTGGCATTCTTCTCAACTGACGGGGTCGCTCCGAGTGCATGAGCATCTTGGCCTTCCGTGATTCCCGCAGCGTCCGACGATGTGGTAAGGTCTGAATCACCGCTGAATTTTGCGCCCGTTCTGTTCACTTCAAAAGCCCCATTGGACTCATGTTCGGTACCGTTTGACTTGGGGTCATCTTCGTAGAAACGAGCGTCGCCCGAAGGCATCGTAGCGTTTGACTTGATTGTAATTTCGCTAGACGCGGACACAGATGTCGACGACGACATGTTAAGCTTTGGCGTATTTCCTGTGCTTTTCGTCCACACAGATGTCGACGACGACATGTTAAGCTTTGTCGTATTTCCTGTGCTTTTCGTCCACACAGATGTCGACG
This portion of the Amblyomma americanum isolate KBUSLIRL-KWMA chromosome 10, ASM5285725v1, whole genome shotgun sequence genome encodes:
- the LOC144108326 gene encoding uncharacterized protein LOC144108326, which produces MEPTASSSKESKTDRESSSKTGRKDAAAPQQRSGKDAASVKKSGSDLQGPSAAQPVGQPPLTAKKSVSPVSSSSRVPASSSSHSAVGGSPAASEVVANIPQTEQRTPKKTILLLIVGVVAIGFMVIIIATVIFTRKGDKVPSHAPYRPKSPYSRTPRRTVWTKSTRSTPKLNMSSTSVWTKSTGNTTKLNMSSSTSVWTKSTGNTPKLNMSSSTSVSASSEITIKSNATMPSGDARFYEDDPKSNGTEHESNGAFEVNRTGAKFSGDSDLTTSSDAAGITEGQDAHALGATPSVEKNASVSSPTEISHVTSALNPEDGPMSSGTEHASDETDVASTTESKLSSDSDLVTSLDAAGSSESEDPGAHEETMSAVAEASDSSPTEILEPASALSPEDSAASPEETSTSS